A window from Citrus sinensis cultivar Valencia sweet orange chromosome 3, DVS_A1.0, whole genome shotgun sequence encodes these proteins:
- the LOC102612271 gene encoding heat shock 22 kDa protein, mitochondrial produces MFGSALIADALDPFSPPRSLNQVLNLMDQFLDNPFVSPVSRRGWLAKEDDNNLILKMDMPGLSKEDVRVSVQQNTQIIKGEGPQNESESGGGDDDQENGRRYSTRIDLPSNLYKFDDIKAGMKNGVLKIVVPKVKEDEAKNVFKVNVE; encoded by the coding sequence aTGTTTGGTTCTGCATTAATTGCAGATGCGTTGGATCCCTTTTCGCCGCCAAGGAGTCTGAACCAAGTGCTGAACTTAATGGACCAATTCTTGGACAACCCATTTGTGTCTCCCGTCTCTCGGAGAGGCTGGCTTGCCAAGGAAGATGACAACAATCTAATTCTGAAAATGGACATGCCCGGACTCAGCAAAGAGGACGTCAGGGTTTCAGTTCAACAGAACACTCAGATCATCAAAGGCGAAGGACCTCAGAACGAATCAGAATCAGGTGGTGGCGATGATGATCAGGAGAATGGGAGAAGGTACTCTACCAGAATTGATCTGCCTTCCAATTTGTATAAGTTCGATGATATCAAAGCTGGGATGAAAAATGGTGTCTTGAAAATTGTGGTGCCTAAAGTTAAAGAAGACGAGGCCAAGAATGTGTTCAAGGTCAATGTTGAGTGA
- the LOC107176785 gene encoding uncharacterized protein LOC107176785, producing MVAVSKQSLLYFEDLTLPSFQVIVVTANMGCTRCRGRVSQIISKLTGLEEYIVDVPNKRVTVKADFGLNKNVKDDPTRSRVKISGCYQFFISVSGLFASAAFLRFKQKSA from the exons ATGGTGGCGGTATCCAAGCAGTCTCTCTTATATTTTGAGGATCTAACGCTTCCTTCC TTTCAGGTAATAGTGGTGACTGCAAACATGGGCTGTACTCGATGCAGAGGAAGAGTCAGCCAGATTATTTCAAAGCTGACTG GATTAGAAGAGTACATAGTGGATGTACCCAACAAACGAGTAACAGTGAAAGCTGATTTTGGACTCAATAAGAATGTAAAAGATGATCCGACCAGAAGCCGTGTAAAGATTTCCGGGTGTTATCAGTTCTTCATTAGTGTTTCCGGGCTATTTGCTTCAGCAGCATTTTTGAGGTTCAAGCAAAAATCTGCGTGA